In Arcobacter ellisii, a genomic segment contains:
- a CDS encoding Ppx/GppA phosphatase family protein: MSKVTTIIDIGSNSMRMVVLQKSSRFAFSLINETKSRVKISEGCYENDGNLQDIPMQRAYESLKSFLNISNALKSRKIICVATSALRDAPNSKVFINRVRNELGLNIKVIDGEKEAYFGGVAASNLLHDDTFVTVDIGGGSTEFSFVRNGKIEKSISLNIGTVRIKELYFNKNNIEGAKNYIFDNLKKIFDLDIEIPQKVVGIGGSIRALSKIVMVKNQYPLDILHGFTYDVKNEISLFDRISRAKDNDDLKSFGVKKDRFDTIKEGAFIFKTILDELKIEKVVTSGVGVREGVYLTDLLRNSNHKFPENFNVSVRSLLDRFEIDDKQSAYLGNNAKKIFDVLKPLHNLDEKSRSLLVISSKLHSIGSTLNFYKSNDNAFDFILNGLNYDFLHTSRMVVAHTIKFSKKSLPTKSDISKYEDLLPSLRVMQWMSFMISLNIAVNQDFSRPNVEYSLKDNLLEINLPNKSFLIESNIDKLETPENLEIKIL, translated from the coding sequence ATCATCGACATTGGTTCAAACTCAATGCGAATGGTTGTCTTACAAAAGAGTAGTAGATTTGCATTTAGTCTAATAAATGAGACTAAAAGTAGGGTGAAAATATCTGAAGGTTGTTATGAAAATGATGGTAATCTTCAGGATATTCCAATGCAAAGAGCTTATGAATCTTTAAAATCTTTTTTAAATATATCAAATGCATTAAAATCAAGAAAAATTATATGTGTTGCTACATCTGCTTTAAGAGATGCTCCAAATTCAAAAGTTTTTATCAACAGAGTAAGAAATGAATTAGGTCTAAATATTAAAGTAATTGATGGAGAAAAAGAGGCATATTTTGGTGGAGTTGCAGCTTCAAATTTATTACATGATGATACATTTGTAACAGTTGATATTGGTGGTGGTTCAACGGAATTTTCATTTGTTAGAAATGGAAAAATTGAAAAATCAATTTCATTAAATATTGGAACTGTAAGAATAAAAGAGCTTTATTTTAATAAAAATAATATCGAAGGTGCAAAAAATTATATATTTGATAATTTAAAAAAGATTTTTGATTTAGATATTGAAATTCCTCAAAAAGTTGTAGGAATTGGTGGAAGTATTAGAGCATTATCAAAAATTGTAATGGTTAAAAATCAGTATCCATTAGATATTTTACATGGCTTTACTTATGATGTAAAAAATGAAATCTCTTTATTTGATAGAATTTCAAGAGCAAAAGATAATGATGATTTAAAATCTTTTGGGGTAAAAAAAGATAGATTTGATACCATAAAAGAGGGTGCATTTATCTTTAAAACAATTTTAGATGAATTAAAGATAGAAAAAGTTGTAACTTCAGGAGTTGGTGTTAGAGAAGGTGTTTATTTAACTGATTTATTGAGAAATTCAAATCATAAATTCCCTGAAAACTTCAATGTAAGTGTTAGAAGTTTACTTGATAGATTTGAAATTGATGATAAACAAAGTGCATATTTAGGTAATAATGCAAAAAAGATATTTGATGTTTTAAAACCACTTCATAATTTAGATGAAAAATCTAGAAGTTTACTTGTAATTTCTTCAAAACTTCATTCTATTGGTTCAACACTGAATTTTTATAAATCAAATGATAATGCTTTTGATTTTATTTTAAATGGTTTAAATTATGATTTTTTACATACTTCAAGAATGGTTGTTGCTCATACTATAAAATTCTCAAAAAAATCGCTTCCAACAAAAAGTGATATTTCAAAATATGAGGATTTATTACCATCATTGAGAGTTATGCAATGGATGTCATTTATGATTTCATTAAATATTGCAGTAAATCAAGATTTTTCAAGACCAAATGTTGAATATAGTTTAAAAGATAATCTTTTAGAAATAAATCTACCAAACAAATCATTTTTGATTGAATCAAATATTGATAAACTTGAAACTCCTGAGAATTTAGAAATAAAGATTTTATGA
- a CDS encoding ELM1/GtrOC1 family putative glycosyltransferase translates to MKRILIISDGKPGHLNQSIAFCKIKDVSYDILEVKFKSKFHKALSYLFDRFDFFTDFLFDDYKKYYFDFYDAVVSTGSGTYYFNKFIGQKYNKKSIALMLPKSYKFKNFYYIIAQEHDNPVRLDNILTLPLNLSYPKEKGYVKKVENKKSLAVIIGGDNDVFNMEYELIKDELDYIFEKYPDYLKYVTTSRRTSKLIENLVDKYKFDYKLIYSKEPNINPIGDFIAVCDEFFITTDSTSMLSEVRANSDAKINIIDLDSKKENTKFHRLVNIIEDMDNEKINFAKLLKKVKI, encoded by the coding sequence ATGAAAAGAATTTTAATAATAAGTGATGGTAAGCCAGGACACTTAAATCAATCAATAGCTTTTTGTAAAATTAAAGATGTAAGTTATGATATTTTAGAAGTAAAGTTTAAATCTAAATTTCATAAAGCCTTATCATATCTTTTTGATAGATTTGATTTTTTTACAGATTTTTTATTTGATGATTATAAAAAGTATTATTTTGATTTTTATGATGCAGTTGTTAGTACTGGTTCAGGAACTTATTATTTTAACAAATTTATAGGTCAAAAATATAATAAAAAATCAATTGCTTTAATGCTTCCAAAATCTTATAAATTCAAAAACTTTTATTATATAATCGCTCAAGAACACGATAATCCTGTAAGATTAGATAATATTTTGACTCTTCCTTTAAATCTTTCTTATCCTAAAGAAAAAGGTTATGTAAAAAAAGTTGAAAATAAAAAATCTTTAGCTGTAATTATTGGTGGAGATAATGATGTATTTAATATGGAATATGAATTAATCAAAGATGAGTTAGATTATATATTTGAAAAATATCCTGATTATTTAAAATATGTTACGACTTCAAGAAGAACTTCTAAATTGATTGAAAATTTAGTTGATAAATATAAATTTGATTATAAACTTATTTATTCAAAAGAACCAAATATAAATCCAATTGGTGATTTTATTGCAGTTTGTGATGAGTTTTTTATTACAACAGATTCAACTTCAATGTTAAGTGAAGTAAGAGCAAATAGTGATGCAAAAATTAATATTATAGATTTAGATTCAAAAAAAGAGAATACAAAATTCCATAGATTGGTAAATATAATTGAAGATATGGATAATGAAAAAATTAATTTTGCAAAATTATTAAAAAAAGTTAAAATATAA